One Drosophila kikkawai strain 14028-0561.14 chromosome 3L, DkikHiC1v2, whole genome shotgun sequence genomic window carries:
- the bol gene encoding protein boule isoform X2, which translates to MHKIAAAPPPTAQPAGALEAPLAAPKYGTLIPNRIFVGGISGDTTEADLTRVFSAYGTVKSTKIIVDRAGVSKGYGFVTFETEQEAQRLQADGECVVLRDRKLNIAPAIKKQPNPLQSIVATNGAVYYTTTPPAPISNIPMDQFAAAVYPPAAGVPTIYPPSAMQYQPFYQYYSVPMNVPTIWPQNYQENHSPPMLHHHHLPSTNSHQSPTNSWTEYEDSNGSLPRL; encoded by the exons ATGCACAAGATAGCGGCAGCGCCACCTCCAACGGCACAGCCCGCTGGAGCGTTGGAAGCGCCACTGGCGGCGCCCAAATACGGCACACTTATACCCAACCGTATCTTTGTGGGCGGCATCAG TGGCGACACCACCGAGGCAGATTTGACCCGCGTCTTCAGCGCCTATGGCACGGTTAAGAGCACCAAGATCATCGTGGACCGTGCCGGCGTGAGCAAGGGCTATGGGTTCGTCACATTCGAAACGGAGCAGGAGGCGCAAAGACTGCAAGCAGAT GGCGAGTGCGTGGTACTACGCGATCGCAAACTAAACATTGCACCGGCCATTAAAAAACAG CCCAATCCTCTGCAATCGATTGTGGCCACAAACGGAGCCGTCTACTATACCACCACGCCGCCGGCACCGATTAGCAATATACCGATGGATCAGTTCGCTGCCGCCGTTTATCCGCCAG CCGCTGGAGTTCCCACAATCTACCCACCATCAGCCATGCAATATCAGCCATTCTATCAGTACTACAGTGTGCCAATG AATGTACCCACCATTTGGCCTCAGAATTACCAAG aAAATCACTCGCCGCCAATGTTGCATCACCATCACTTGCCATCGACGAACTCACACCAGTCGCCAACGAATTCCTGGACGGAGTACGAGGATTCGAACGGCAGTCTGCCCCGACTATAA
- the LOC108078631 gene encoding uncharacterized protein, translating to MCSKSLAIFALFCGLVAGTAVEQYGNYGSPSSISTTQRSNSELRCMNINPQNSVDLDQIMGLWYGSEIIVHSQDFPGIYEYDSCVIIHLADVTEQVRLTQATRGYGGYGGNQEYNRNQNHFGRTTTPSPAYLDSDEYQTRYNQGQQKYLRLVWSERDNNLEYTFNYTTSAPGQWSNIGDQRGSLVSLNSYTQFTGTVQVVKAVNDHLVLTFCGNDMKSSIYTVVLTRNRLGLSSDELRSIRNLLSRRGLYTETIRKVCNGCGRLGGSLFALFGLLLAGRLFWGRGH from the exons ATGTGCAGCAAGTCCTTGGCCATCTTTGCCCTCTTTTGCGGCCTCGTTGCCGGAACTGCAGTGGAGCAGTATGGAAACTATGGAAGTCCCTCATCGATTTCCACCACTCAGAGGAGCAACTCGGAGCTGCGCTGCATGAATATAAATCCCCAGAACTCGGTGGATCTAGATCAG ATAATGGGTCTCTGGTATGGCAGCGAGATTATTGTGCACAGCCAAGACTTTCCCGGTATCTACGAGTACGATTCCTGTGTGATTATTCATTTGGCCGATGTCACAGAACAG GTTCGCCTTACACAAGCCACCCGCGGATATGGCGGCTATGGCGGAAATCAGGAATACAACCGGAACCAGAACCACTTTGGACGCACCACTACACCTTCGCCCGCTTATCTGGACAGCGATGAGTACCAGACGAGATATAATCAGGGCCAGCAGAAGTACTTGCGTTTGGTGTGGAGCGAGCGGGATAACAATCTGGAGTACACCTTCAACTACACCACAAGTGCCCCTGGGCAGTGGTCCAACATTGGCGATCAGCGGGGCTCTCTGGTCTCCCTGAACTCTTACACCCAGTTCACCGGCACCGTCCAAGTGGTCAAGGCCGTCAACGATCACCTCGTCCTCACCTTTTGCGGCAATGATATGAAGAGCTCCATATACACGGTGGTGCTGACCCGAAATCGCCTGGGACTCAGTTCAGAT GAGCTGCGCAGCATCAGAAATCTGCTTTCCCGCCGCGGCCTCTACACGGAAACCATTCGCAAGGTCTGCAATGGATGTGGGCGGCTGGGAGGAAGCCTCTTCGCCCTCTTCGGCCTGCTGCTAGCTGGACGCCTCTTCTGGGGACGTGGCCACTGA
- the bol gene encoding protein boule isoform X1: protein MHKIAAAPPPTAQPAGALEAPLAAPKYGTLIPNRIFVGGISGDTTEADLTRVFSAYGTVKSTKIIVDRAGVSKGYGFVTFETEQEAQRLQADGECVVLRDRKLNIAPAIKKQPNPLQSIVATNGAVYYTTTPPAPISNIPMDQFAAAVYPPVTDFTAAGVPTIYPPSAMQYQPFYQYYSVPMNVPTIWPQNYQENHSPPMLHHHHLPSTNSHQSPTNSWTEYEDSNGSLPRL, encoded by the exons ATGCACAAGATAGCGGCAGCGCCACCTCCAACGGCACAGCCCGCTGGAGCGTTGGAAGCGCCACTGGCGGCGCCCAAATACGGCACACTTATACCCAACCGTATCTTTGTGGGCGGCATCAG TGGCGACACCACCGAGGCAGATTTGACCCGCGTCTTCAGCGCCTATGGCACGGTTAAGAGCACCAAGATCATCGTGGACCGTGCCGGCGTGAGCAAGGGCTATGGGTTCGTCACATTCGAAACGGAGCAGGAGGCGCAAAGACTGCAAGCAGAT GGCGAGTGCGTGGTACTACGCGATCGCAAACTAAACATTGCACCGGCCATTAAAAAACAG CCCAATCCTCTGCAATCGATTGTGGCCACAAACGGAGCCGTCTACTATACCACCACGCCGCCGGCACCGATTAGCAATATACCGATGGATCAGTTCGCTGCCGCCGTTTATCCGCCAG TTACTGACTTTACAGCCGCTGGAGTTCCCACAATCTACCCACCATCAGCCATGCAATATCAGCCATTCTATCAGTACTACAGTGTGCCAATG AATGTACCCACCATTTGGCCTCAGAATTACCAAG aAAATCACTCGCCGCCAATGTTGCATCACCATCACTTGCCATCGACGAACTCACACCAGTCGCCAACGAATTCCTGGACGGAGTACGAGGATTCGAACGGCAGTCTGCCCCGACTATAA
- the bol gene encoding protein boule isoform X4 — protein sequence MHKIAAAPPPTAQPAGALEAPLAAPKYGTLIPNRIFVGGISGDTTEADLTRVFSAYGTVKSTKIIVDRAGVSKGYGFVTFETEQEAQRLQADGECVVLRDRKLNIAPAIKKQPNPLQSIVATNGAVYYTTTPPAPISNIPMDQFAAAVYPPAAGVPTIYPPSAMQYQPFYQYYSVPMNVPTIWPQNYQG from the exons ATGCACAAGATAGCGGCAGCGCCACCTCCAACGGCACAGCCCGCTGGAGCGTTGGAAGCGCCACTGGCGGCGCCCAAATACGGCACACTTATACCCAACCGTATCTTTGTGGGCGGCATCAG TGGCGACACCACCGAGGCAGATTTGACCCGCGTCTTCAGCGCCTATGGCACGGTTAAGAGCACCAAGATCATCGTGGACCGTGCCGGCGTGAGCAAGGGCTATGGGTTCGTCACATTCGAAACGGAGCAGGAGGCGCAAAGACTGCAAGCAGAT GGCGAGTGCGTGGTACTACGCGATCGCAAACTAAACATTGCACCGGCCATTAAAAAACAG CCCAATCCTCTGCAATCGATTGTGGCCACAAACGGAGCCGTCTACTATACCACCACGCCGCCGGCACCGATTAGCAATATACCGATGGATCAGTTCGCTGCCGCCGTTTATCCGCCAG CCGCTGGAGTTCCCACAATCTACCCACCATCAGCCATGCAATATCAGCCATTCTATCAGTACTACAGTGTGCCAATG AATGTACCCACCATTTGGCCTCAGAATTACCAAG gttaa
- the bol gene encoding protein boule isoform X3 produces the protein MHKIAAAPPPTAQPAGALEAPLAAPKYGTLIPNRIFVGGISGDTTEADLTRVFSAYGTVKSTKIIVDRAGVSKGYGFVTFETEQEAQRLQADGECVVLRDRKLNIAPAIKKQPNPLQSIVATNGAVYYTTTPPAPISNIPMDQFAAAVYPPVTDFTAAGVPTIYPPSAMQYQPFYQYYSVPMNVPTIWPQNYQG, from the exons ATGCACAAGATAGCGGCAGCGCCACCTCCAACGGCACAGCCCGCTGGAGCGTTGGAAGCGCCACTGGCGGCGCCCAAATACGGCACACTTATACCCAACCGTATCTTTGTGGGCGGCATCAG TGGCGACACCACCGAGGCAGATTTGACCCGCGTCTTCAGCGCCTATGGCACGGTTAAGAGCACCAAGATCATCGTGGACCGTGCCGGCGTGAGCAAGGGCTATGGGTTCGTCACATTCGAAACGGAGCAGGAGGCGCAAAGACTGCAAGCAGAT GGCGAGTGCGTGGTACTACGCGATCGCAAACTAAACATTGCACCGGCCATTAAAAAACAG CCCAATCCTCTGCAATCGATTGTGGCCACAAACGGAGCCGTCTACTATACCACCACGCCGCCGGCACCGATTAGCAATATACCGATGGATCAGTTCGCTGCCGCCGTTTATCCGCCAG TTACTGACTTTACAGCCGCTGGAGTTCCCACAATCTACCCACCATCAGCCATGCAATATCAGCCATTCTATCAGTACTACAGTGTGCCAATG AATGTACCCACCATTTGGCCTCAGAATTACCAAG gttaa
- the LOC108078934 gene encoding uncharacterized protein translates to MSAANKVNHLVGATTRYIAGRNAVQTVYWRTSAGPNPRMVKTNKFCEFDRSQKAPQSVRLQKYNRSFLRD, encoded by the coding sequence ATGTCTGCTGCCAATAAAGTGAACCACTTGGTGGGCGCCACCACCCGCTACATTGCCGGCAGGAATGCCGTACAGACGGTCTACTGGAGGACCTCCGCTGGACCCAATCCCAGGATGGTGAAGACCAACAAGTTCTGCGAGTTCGATCGCAGCCAGAAGGCGCCCCAGAGTGTCCGGCTGCAGAAGTACAATCGCAGCTTCCTCCGGGATTGA